Proteins encoded together in one Cicer arietinum cultivar CDC Frontier isolate Library 1 chromosome 4, Cicar.CDCFrontier_v2.0, whole genome shotgun sequence window:
- the LOC140920167 gene encoding uncharacterized protein isoform X1 codes for MLMTRARIFISLSILVATAQNENNISATTLRDVVAATELDFLNFVRLKALHQGVPNIMMERNGSWHVKGIIENQQNKHPIVVAAATASAIEAVVAAAQVAVAAVRQIYFKLRQKKAGHVENSLSNSKPDKSITKKTEDITNKKQSPRTELVADNTRKQTQIFSNIIGHSKNSYLVLIQTQHRLESRRI; via the exons ATGCTTATGACACGCGCAAGAATCTTCATCAGTCTTTCGATTCTAGTAGCTACGGCG CagaatgaaaataatatatctgcAACTACTCTGAGGGATGTTGTTGCTGCTACAGAGTTGgactttttgaattttgtgagaCTTAAAGCATTGCACCAAGGTGTTCCCAACATTATGATGGAGAGGAATGGATCGTGGCACGTTAAAGGAATCATTGAG AATCAACAGAACAAACATCCAATTGTTGTTGCAGCTGCTACAGCCTCCGCGATAGAGGCGGTTGTGGCGGCTGCACAAGTAGCTGTTGCAGCTGTGAgacaaatatatttcaaattgagACAGAAAAAAGCAGGGCATGTTGAAAACAGTTTGAGTAACAGCAAGCCAGATAAGTCCATAACCAAGAAAACAGAGGACATAACCAACAAGAAGCAAAGCCCAAGGACGGAACTGGTTGCAGACAATACCAGGAAGCAAACTCAAATTTTCTCCAACATCATTGGCCACTCCAAGAATAGTTACCTGGTGTTGATTCAGACCCAACACAGACTTGAGAGCAGAAGAATATAG
- the LOC101506850 gene encoding 30 kDa ribonucleoprotein, chloroplastic, with protein MSSSAASLALPTLRTKQPLCSPQCFSSHPSFSINPNFKPFSISSASVRPTLSLSYRFVSRVAVSSEFDQQEDTFDDGETPNYSSNLRLFVGNLPFSVDSAQLAEIFENAGNVEMVEVIYDKTTGRSRGFGFVTMSSAEEVEAAAQQFNGYEVDGRALRVNAGPPPPPRSENSRFGENTRFGDNSRFRGGSPRGGSSDSDNRVHVGNLAWGVDNSALESLFGGHGTVLEAKVIYDRESGRSRGFGFVTFSSPDEVNSAIQSLDGVDLNGRAIRVSTADTRPKRQF; from the exons ATGTCTTCCTCTGCTGCTTCCTTAGCACTTCCAACTCTCCGAACTAAGCAACCTCTCTGTTCTCCTCAATGTTTCTCTTCACACCCTTCGTTTTCCATTAACCCTAATTTCAAACCATTTTCCATTTCTTCTGCTTCTGTTCGTCCAACCTTGTCGTTGTCTTATCGTTTTGTTTCTCGTGTCGCGGTTTCGTCTGAATTCGACCAGCAAGAGGATACCTTTGATGATGGAGAGACTCCTAATTACTCTTCTAACCTTAGGTTGTTCGTTGGTAACCTTCCTTTCAGTGTTGACAGTGCTCAACTTGCTGAAATCTTTGAAAACGCTGGAAATGTTGAGATGGTTGAG GTGATTTATGATAAAACAACAGGAAGAAGCAGGGGATTTGGTTTTGTTACTATGTCTTCGGCTGAAGAAGTTGAAGCGGCTGCTCAGCAGTTCAATGGCTAT GAAGTGGATGGAAGGGCATTGAGAGTGAATGCTGGACCACCTCCTCCACCTCGTAGTGAGAATTCTCGTTTCGGTGAGAATACTCGTTTCGGTGACAATTCTCGTTTTAGAGGTGGTTCTCCAAGAGGTGGTTCTTCAGATAGTGACAACCGTGTTCATGTTGGTAATCTTGCTTGGGGTGTTGACAACTCGGCACTTGAGTCATTGTTTGGTGGACATGGAACGGTTTTGGAAGCAAAGGTAATCTATGACAGGGAAAGTGGAAGATCTAGAGGATTTGGATTTGTAACTTTCAGTAGCCCTGATGAGGTCAACAGCGCTATTCAGTCCTTAGATGGTGTG GACTTGAATGGCAGAGCTATCCGAGTCTCGACAGCAGATACTAGACCAAAGCGTCAATTTTGA
- the LOC140920167 gene encoding uncharacterized protein isoform X2, which translates to MLMTRARIFISLSILVATANENNISATTLRDVVAATELDFLNFVRLKALHQGVPNIMMERNGSWHVKGIIENQQNKHPIVVAAATASAIEAVVAAAQVAVAAVRQIYFKLRQKKAGHVENSLSNSKPDKSITKKTEDITNKKQSPRTELVADNTRKQTQIFSNIIGHSKNSYLVLIQTQHRLESRRI; encoded by the exons ATGCTTATGACACGCGCAAGAATCTTCATCAGTCTTTCGATTCTAGTAGCTACGGCG aatgaaaataatatatctgcAACTACTCTGAGGGATGTTGTTGCTGCTACAGAGTTGgactttttgaattttgtgagaCTTAAAGCATTGCACCAAGGTGTTCCCAACATTATGATGGAGAGGAATGGATCGTGGCACGTTAAAGGAATCATTGAG AATCAACAGAACAAACATCCAATTGTTGTTGCAGCTGCTACAGCCTCCGCGATAGAGGCGGTTGTGGCGGCTGCACAAGTAGCTGTTGCAGCTGTGAgacaaatatatttcaaattgagACAGAAAAAAGCAGGGCATGTTGAAAACAGTTTGAGTAACAGCAAGCCAGATAAGTCCATAACCAAGAAAACAGAGGACATAACCAACAAGAAGCAAAGCCCAAGGACGGAACTGGTTGCAGACAATACCAGGAAGCAAACTCAAATTTTCTCCAACATCATTGGCCACTCCAAGAATAGTTACCTGGTGTTGATTCAGACCCAACACAGACTTGAGAGCAGAAGAATATAG